A region from the Priestia filamentosa genome encodes:
- a CDS encoding GNAT family N-acetyltransferase — MEYKKQLLMFHNNKFVEAKIRSYNEDDINVLIAVQKCAFPPPFPPDLLWSEQQLTEHIKHFKTGCLCVEVDGEIVGSITSLIINYDEHQEEHTWDKVTDQGYIRNHNEHGDTLYVVDICVAPSFRKLQLGKWLVHSLYEVAVHYNLKRLLGGARMPHYSKYKHLYSPEKYIEKIIKGEIIDPVVTFLLKSGRTPLTVVPNYLEDEHSCHYALLMEWKNPLYKKDAPSEASS; from the coding sequence ATGGAATATAAAAAACAGTTGCTTATGTTTCATAATAATAAGTTTGTAGAAGCAAAAATTCGCAGCTATAATGAGGATGATATTAATGTTTTAATAGCTGTCCAAAAATGTGCCTTTCCTCCACCTTTCCCACCTGATCTTCTTTGGTCTGAACAACAGCTTACAGAACATATTAAGCATTTTAAAACAGGATGTTTATGTGTCGAAGTTGATGGGGAAATTGTCGGCTCCATCACCTCACTTATTATCAACTATGATGAACATCAAGAAGAACACACGTGGGATAAAGTAACCGATCAAGGCTATATCCGTAATCACAATGAGCATGGTGATACTCTTTATGTTGTAGACATATGTGTTGCTCCTTCTTTTAGGAAGCTACAGCTTGGCAAATGGCTCGTTCATTCACTTTATGAAGTTGCTGTACATTATAATTTAAAAAGGTTGCTTGGTGGAGCTCGCATGCCACACTATTCGAAATATAAACATCTTTATTCCCCTGAAAAATACATTGAGAAAATCATAAAAGGAGAAATAATTGATCCCGTTGTAACCTTTTTATTAAAAAGTGGACGTACTCCCCTCACCGTTGTTCCTAACTACTTAGAAGACGAACACTCTTGTCATTACGCTCTTTTGATGGAATGGAAAAACCCACTATACAAAAAAGACGCTCCATCTGAAGCGTCATCTTAG